A genomic stretch from Etheostoma cragini isolate CJK2018 chromosome 8, CSU_Ecrag_1.0, whole genome shotgun sequence includes:
- the endouc gene encoding poly(U)-specific endoribonuclease-C — translation MPARFCGVLVLLNVFLSGLNASRPAVNQELSNIFNELWTLDVNRMTPVTDYTISVQGRAGFVNQGSNVVQDHASQPLFSNVNENKLKNMTTVSRFMKLLDNYERSIGVSERVTAEEQTEINLFLDAVLETDVMKRAHKYLVSKGQSSSNLGLFKSQLHLIWFQLYHRQRNTGLDSSGFEHVFVGETKSGTEIIGFHNWIQFYLQEKSTHLDYKGYKARERDIPDQDDHVLNLQFSWHGTVKPVGSAFIGTSPEFEMALFTIVFLMNTERSTTVLVNIDQCQMELVVIRHGRSLGTAYPKLLSSNNRHVRHSSH, via the exons ATGCCTGCAAg GTTCTGTGGAGTCCTTGTCCTTCTTAATGTGTTCCTAAGTGGACTGAATGCATCAAG ACCAGCTGTAAACCAGGAACTATCCAATATTTTCAATGAGCTTTGGACGTTGGATGTGAATCGCATGACACCTGTGACAGACTACACAATCTCTGTTCAG GGTAGAGCCGGTTTTGTAAACCAGGGCAGCAATGTTGTACAAGATCACGCCTCTCAGCCTTTGTTCTCCAACGTAAACGAGAACAAACTGAAGAACATGACCACTGTCTCCC GGTTCATGAAACTCCTGGACAACTATGAGCGATCCATAGGCGTGTCAGAACGAGTCACAGCAGAGGAGCAGACAGAGATTAATCTCTTCCTGGATGCCGTCTTAGAGACAGATGTCATGAAG CGGGCTCATAAGTACCTGGTGAGCAAAGGACAGTCCAGCTCCAATCTGGGGCTCTTTAAGAGTCAGCTGCATTTGATCTGGTTCCAGCTCTACCACAGACAGCGCAACACAGG CCTGGACTCCAGTGGATTCGAACATGTGTTTGTTGGAGAGACTAAATCTGGAACAGAAATCATCGGATTTCATAACTGGATCCAGTTCTACCTGCAAGAAAAAAGCACACACTTGGACTACAAAGGATACAAGGCCAGAGAACGTGACATA CCCGATCAAGACGACCATGTTCTGAACCTCCAGTTCAGCTGGCACGGCACAGTGAAGCCCGTTGGCAGCGCCTTCATCGGGACCAGCCCGGAGTTTGAGATGGCGCTCTTCACCATCGTCTTCCTCATGAACACAGAGAGGAGCACCACAGTGCTGGTCAACATCGACCAGTGTCAGATGGAGCTGGTGGTCATCAGACACGGACGCTCCCTTGGGACTGCGTATCCCAAGCTGCTCAGCAGCAACAACCGACACGTTAGGCATTCCTCACACTGA